Proteins encoded in a region of the Augochlora pura isolate Apur16 chromosome 4, APUR_v2.2.1, whole genome shotgun sequence genome:
- the Mon1 gene encoding vacuolar fusion protein MON1 homolog, protein MADKEPAIIDDEIGDPGIEPGASTETMLVTTDSFEEYEQEISSSIDDRQMKESTTSTISEIQEDAQDIPITPTVTNSRDLQKTPSVDDSEVESVTQRIGQSSIDSDPLRCKTWLAQKKHIFILSQAGKPIYSRYSSEDKLVTVMGVMQALVSFVQADSDMIRSVHAGDTNFVFVVKGPLILVSVSKTLESVPQLTLQLTYVYNQIVSMLTQSQLTKVYEQRRNFDLRRLLSGSERLIDHLLNFMDREPAFFLGAIKCLPLLPSMRSSIAQTIIQTCGKIKNLVFAILLANNQLVTLVRMNKFFLHPVDLHIIQNLVDSSESLKTAESWTPICLPKFDANGYMHGHVSYLAEDCQACLLLLTVDRDVFFVLSEAKQKIVEKLRRTNCLEAINESMNKPPITMADIGLPEMRHVLYKCKSTAQFWSSGFQAPYTTEEEIERLLGLYQCLHHRLYAPNRPLKLIFQQLDKETMLAWVTLGFELYVTFEPLVTKADTIEAANKLVKWIKKEEERLFILNPPTF, encoded by the exons ATGGCGGACAAAGAGCCTGCTATTATCGACGATGAAATTGGGGATCCCGGCATCGAGCCTGGCGCTTCTACGGAAACAATGCTCGTTACCACCGATAGCTTCGAGGAGTATGAGCAAGAGATTAGCAGTAGCATCGACGATAGACAAATGAAAGAAAGCACGACGAGCACCATCTCCGAAATCCAGGAAGACGCGCAAGACATTCCGATAACACCCACAGTAACAAATTCAAGAGATCTTCAAAAAACGCCTTCTGTTGATGATTCCGAAGTA GAGAGTGTCACCCAACGAATAGGTCAGAGTAGTATAGATTCTGATCCCTTACGCTGCAAAACATGGCTGGCTCAGaagaaacatatatttattttaagccAGGCTGGGAAACCTATATACTCTAGATATAGTTCAGAGGATAAACTAGTCACGGTGATGGGTGTCATGCAAGCCCTTGTTTCATTCGTCCAAGCTGACAGTGATATGATTAGATCTGTACACGCGGGAGATACTAACTTTGTGTTCGTAGTTAAAGGCCCATTAATACTAGTTTCAGTCTCGAAAACACTTGAAAGTGTGCCACAACTTACATTGCAATTAAC ATACGTATACAACCAGATAGTCTCTATGTTGACACAATCACAATTAACTAAAGTGTACGAGCAACGTAGAAATTTTGATTTGAGAAGATTGTTATCTGGTAGCGAAAGACTAATAGATCacctattaaattttatggatAGAGAACCAGCATTTTTCCTAGGAGCCATTAAATGCTTACCTCTACTTCCTTCTATGCGAAGTTCCATCGCTCAAACAATCATCCAGACATGTGGGAAGATCAAG AATTTAGTGTTTGCAATACTTCTAGCTAACAATCAACTGGTAACATTAGTCagaatgaacaaattttttttacaccCAGTGGATTTGCACATAATACAGAATTTGGTCGACAGTTCAGAGTCGCTTAAAACAGCCGAGAGCTGGACTCCGATATGTCTGCCGAAGTTTGACGCCAATGGATATATGCACGGGCATGTGTCATATTTGGCTGAGGACTGTCAAGCATGTCTACTGCTGCTCACTGTCGACCGGGACGTGTTCTTTGTACTGTCCGAGGCGAAACAG aaaatcgtagaaaaattgagaCGGACAAATTGTCTTGAAGCGATTAACGAATCCATGAACAAACCACCGATTACAATGGCTGACATTGGATTGCCGGAAATGCGACACGTTTTATACAAATGCAAAAGTACAGCTCAATTTTGGAGTTCTGGCTTTCAGGCCCCGTATACTACAGAGGAGGAAATAGAACG ATTGTTAGGTCTTTATCAGTGTCTGCACCATAGGTTGTACGCTCCGAATAGACcactgaaattaatattccaacAATTGGATAAAGAGACTATGCTAGCATGG GTAACACTAGGTTTTGAATTGTATGTCACGTTTGAGCCGTTAGTAACCAAAGCTGACACTATTGAAGCGGCAAATAAATTGGTAAAGTGGAtcaagaaagaagaagaaaggttatttattttaaatcccCCAACGTTTTAA